The DNA region AGGCAACTAAAAGTTGGAATGGAGATAAACTACCAGACTATACAAAAGGTAAACCTCAAATTACTATTTTAAAAATCACTATTGCACCACATACAAAATTACCTTGGCATAAACATCCTTATATAAATGCGGGAGTATTATTAAAAGGTCATTTAACTGTACATAGTGCAAATAATAAAGTATTAAAAATGAAAGCTGGTGATCCAATTGTTGAACTAGTAAATAAATCTCATTATGGTATTAATGAATATGATGAACCAGCAGTTATAATGGTTTTTTATGCAGGTGAACTTAATAAACCTGTGACTGTACTTGATAAAACAAGAAAATAATTTTTTGACTTTGTATATTTTTCTATAAATATGAAAAATATACAAAGTAACTTAAACTTAAAATGATTTATTTTAGAGAAGTTGTTTTTTTAAATTTAGTTCTACTCTTGTAGCATTTTCTAAAGGAATTATATTTATAACTATTTTATTTTTATCACAAAAATCTTTTACTATGTTAAGTCCTAAGCCAAAACCATTTTGAGAACTATCTTCTTGAAAAAATCTATCAAATAAATAAAAAAGATGTTTTGTATCTATACTTTTTCCACTATTTTCTATATAAAGTATTGAATTATTATCTATTCCTATATTTATATATCCATTTTTTTTATTATATTTAATTGCATTTGATAATAAATTATCAATAACTTTTGTAAATCCATTTTTATCACTTTTAATAACTAATTGTGAATTTACTTCTTTATTAATAGAAATATTTTCATTTTGTCTTATATCTTCAATTTTATCTAAACTATGTTCTATAATTTCATCTAAATGAAATGAATCATTTTCTATATGATCAATCTCTTTTTTTATACTATATTCCATATCTTCATAAAGTTTAAGTAGATCATTTGAAGCTTTTGCTATTCTTTCTAATCTTTTTAATGCTTTTTCATCTGATATTTTTCTTTGTAACATTTGCGTATTTAGAATAATAGTAGAAACAGGAATATTTAATTCATGTATCGTCTCTTTTACTGTCTTAGTTAAATTTTCATTACTTTTAAATAGAGGATTTAAAATACTTTTACTTAAAAATAAAAAGAGTAAAAGAGCAAAAAATACCAAAGGTAAAACTATAAAAAGAAAATTGTCTTTATTTAATCCAAAATAAGTAATCAATACATAATTAAAAAACAAAACTAATACATTTACGAATACAAATATAATTGATAAAGAGATTAAAAAATCTTTTGCTTTAGAGTTCAAGTTTATATCCAATTCCTTTTATATTTTTTATCTTATCTTTTCCTATGATTTTTTTTAAATTATTTATATATACTCTAATTGAACCTTCACTATATTCTTCACTTGTAGTCCATAATTTAGAAATAATCATGTCTTTTGTTACAATTGAATCTTTTTGTTCTAAAAACAACTCTAATAAAAATACAATTTTTATAGGTATATTTAAATCTTCACCATTATTATAAACTCTTTTTGTAGAAGGATTAAAAATAATACTATCAGAAATATTTATCTCTTTTAATATTTTTCCACATCTTTTTAAAATAGATTTTATTCTTAAATTTAACTCATTTAAATCAACTGGCTTTTTTATATAATCATCACAACCACAAGAGAAGCCATTTTCCAATGTTTGTTTATCTTTATATGAAGTAAGATATATTGCTGGTGTTTCATCTCCACTTTCTCTTAATTGAGATAAAAGTTCTAATCCATTAATTTTAGGAACATTTATATCTAATAAGTAAAGATCATAATTATTTTCATAATTCAAATCAAGTGCTTTTTGTCCATCAGAGGCAATATCCACATAATAGTCTTCTTCTTCTAAAAAATCTTCTAATGTTTGAGCAAAAAGCTCATCATCTTCCAAAACTAAAATTTTATTCATTGTTACTTTCTTTAAAAAAATATTAATAATTTTATCAAAACAAGACTTATTTAATAAAATTTATTGTTATAATATATGGATAAACTAGATTTTGTTAGGAATATACATG from Malaciobacter molluscorum LMG 25693 includes:
- a CDS encoding cupin domain-containing protein; this translates as MKKITLLILLSLFQYAFAHGTDKGIKVETVVKATKSWNGDKLPDYTKGKPQITILKITIAPHTKLPWHKHPYINAGVLLKGHLTVHSANNKVLKMKAGDPIVELVNKSHYGINEYDEPAVIMVFYAGELNKPVTVLDKTRK
- a CDS encoding sensor histidine kinase, with the translated sequence MNSKAKDFLISLSIIFVFVNVLVLFFNYVLITYFGLNKDNFLFIVLPLVFFALLLFLFLSKSILNPLFKSNENLTKTVKETIHELNIPVSTIILNTQMLQRKISDEKALKRLERIAKASNDLLKLYEDMEYSIKKEIDHIENDSFHLDEIIEHSLDKIEDIRQNENISINKEVNSQLVIKSDKNGFTKVIDNLLSNAIKYNKKNGYINIGIDNNSILYIENSGKSIDTKHLFYLFDRFFQEDSSQNGFGLGLNIVKDFCDKNKIVINIIPLENATRVELNLKKQLL
- a CDS encoding response regulator transcription factor; this encodes MNKILVLEDDELFAQTLEDFLEEEDYYVDIASDGQKALDLNYENNYDLYLLDINVPKINGLELLSQLRESGDETPAIYLTSYKDKQTLENGFSCGCDDYIKKPVDLNELNLRIKSILKRCGKILKEINISDSIIFNPSTKRVYNNGEDLNIPIKIVFLLELFLEQKDSIVTKDMIISKLWTTSEEYSEGSIRVYINNLKKIIGKDKIKNIKGIGYKLEL